One segment of Pontibacter akesuensis DNA contains the following:
- a CDS encoding winged helix-turn-helix domain-containing protein — protein sequence MKDYLENINKAFESKARLGIMSVLMVEERVDFSTLKDTLQLTDGNLASHLRALEEAEYLQVEKQFVGRKPNTTYQATATGREAFNNHLDALEQLILSNRKDN from the coding sequence GTGAAAGATTATCTTGAAAATATAAACAAAGCCTTCGAGAGCAAGGCAAGACTTGGTATTATGTCGGTGCTGATGGTGGAAGAACGTGTGGATTTTAGTACCCTGAAGGATACGCTGCAGTTAACAGACGGAAATTTGGCCAGCCACTTGCGCGCCCTAGAGGAAGCCGAGTACCTGCAGGTAGAAAAGCAGTTTGTGGGGCGCAAACCAAACACAACCTACCAGGCTACTGCCACCGGGCGCGAGGCTTTCAACAACCATCTGGATGCGCTGGAGCAGCTGATTTTAAGCAATAGGAAAGACAACTGA
- a CDS encoding ABC transporter permease/M1 family aminopeptidase, which translates to MKFREIFRFEFHYQLRSVSTWIYLGIAFLFPLFFSAIGESSDDAVFLNAPSSLIFITVFASVIWLLSAGAIAGHAAARDVQTRMHPLMYTVPVRKIEYLGGRFLAAFLLNALIQLAIPLAFFLSFHIRTVDAAQLGPFRAEAFLTTYFYLSLPLAFIVTACQFSFSVLNRNAIVAYVGSLLLFPIIFPLIGTMVAKFAGNWELVKLIDPVGFSIIGSVDTWTAFEKNTRLLRLEGMFLWNRVLWLSLALGILSYTYLRFSFVHTAAGNWWSRFKRKPSVEAPVARATRRNTPLTITPAFSVATHVRQTFAIAGYSFGAIVKSKAGLVVVGLLTLQMIVFAHEYLEFRGVPQYPNLMNLLGMLTASLRDFQTPLIIIPILINYYAGELVWREREAGLDKISHTMPVSEWSLFLGNFLGLALIMGVWLGFLLLAGVIIPMTMNYPTVEVGVLLKVLFGIQLTNYLLFALLALVVHVLVNQKYLGHLVMLLVYLAMVFAAKIGIEHNLLLYASDPGWSYTDMRGFGPYLAPWLWFKLYWAAWAMLFAVAARLFWVRSMSEKLWMRLRLTRQRFTRATALTAVAAGGFVLISGGYIFYNTNVLNEYSTAAERTEKIAQYELKYGKYKHTPQPLLTGTKLQVEIYPEDRSAEIRGAYTLINKSTLPIDTIHLATANGVKTGAVKFDRAFTSIAEDQQLGHSIYKLSKPLEPGDSLRLSFAVAYHAQGFPHKGIVVSVIENGTYFINYNWLPAVGYQAMRELRDNGERKKYGLGPWAVPSLYDAANTKRIMPGQELIHLEAVVGTAAGQVAIGPGALLGTWKAGGRNYFHYATSAPIRNNYSFFSANYATQEATWKNPESGQAVAIRLYYHPAHGEHIDRMVKSVKDSFAYYTRKYGSYPYSHITLIERSGYAGELNAEPTTVDYGESFTFSNQKDNPWALDLVYFPIAHEIAHQWWGAAQLLPAHVEGGIVVSETLANYTSLQVVEETYGKEHARKLLSMWRKSYEVPRSRAATPLLQATDAFIGYRKGPLALHALSEYIGKERVNNALRQLLTKYGSGKPPFATSLDLYRELKVVTPDSLQYLLHDYFEKNVYWQLKAVQSEAQQLDSSTWQVTLQVDARKVVVDSTGAEVAVPMHDWVEVGVFAASEKELGKPLYLQKHRIRSGVQTITVKVKKKPSRADIDPNYLLIDLNLENNTRKVKLEGVAEEGFDLI; encoded by the coding sequence ATGAAGTTTCGTGAAATCTTCCGATTTGAATTCCACTACCAGCTACGCAGCGTCTCGACCTGGATTTACCTGGGCATAGCTTTTCTGTTTCCTTTGTTCTTTTCAGCGATAGGAGAGTCTTCGGATGATGCCGTATTTCTGAATGCGCCCTCCTCTCTTATCTTCATAACAGTTTTTGCGAGCGTTATCTGGTTATTGTCGGCGGGAGCTATTGCCGGGCATGCAGCTGCCCGGGATGTACAAACCCGCATGCATCCGCTAATGTATACTGTTCCTGTCCGTAAAATCGAGTACCTGGGCGGGCGTTTTCTGGCGGCTTTCCTGCTGAATGCACTTATTCAACTGGCGATTCCGTTAGCTTTTTTCCTAAGCTTTCATATTCGCACGGTAGACGCCGCACAACTGGGTCCCTTTCGGGCGGAGGCTTTTCTGACAACTTACTTCTACCTTTCCCTGCCGCTCGCTTTTATTGTTACTGCCTGCCAGTTCTCCTTTTCGGTATTAAATCGGAACGCTATTGTCGCCTATGTGGGCAGCCTACTTCTGTTCCCTATCATCTTTCCACTCATCGGAACGATGGTGGCTAAGTTTGCAGGAAACTGGGAGCTGGTAAAGCTGATAGATCCTGTAGGCTTCAGCATCATTGGCAGTGTGGATACATGGACAGCCTTTGAAAAGAATACGCGCCTGCTTCGCCTGGAAGGCATGTTTCTCTGGAACCGCGTCCTGTGGCTAAGTTTAGCACTGGGTATACTTTCTTATACTTACCTCCGCTTCAGTTTTGTGCATACAGCAGCGGGCAACTGGTGGAGTCGCTTTAAACGAAAGCCCAGCGTGGAGGCTCCAGTGGCTCGTGCAACCAGGAGGAATACGCCACTTACCATAACCCCTGCTTTCAGCGTTGCAACCCATGTACGCCAAACGTTTGCTATTGCAGGATACTCATTCGGTGCAATAGTGAAGAGCAAGGCAGGGCTAGTCGTCGTGGGACTCCTAACCTTGCAGATGATCGTTTTTGCCCATGAATACCTTGAATTTCGTGGCGTTCCGCAGTACCCCAACCTGATGAACCTGCTGGGAATGTTGACCGCATCTCTTCGGGACTTTCAAACCCCGCTGATCATCATACCCATACTTATTAATTATTATGCGGGAGAACTGGTGTGGAGAGAAAGAGAGGCTGGCCTGGACAAAATTTCGCATACAATGCCAGTTTCAGAATGGTCCCTCTTTCTGGGCAATTTCTTAGGACTGGCACTTATCATGGGGGTGTGGCTGGGTTTCCTGCTGTTGGCCGGAGTTATCATTCCTATGACAATGAACTACCCTACCGTAGAAGTAGGGGTGCTGCTGAAGGTGCTCTTCGGAATTCAGCTCACCAACTACCTGCTTTTCGCGCTACTTGCACTGGTGGTGCATGTGCTGGTAAATCAAAAATACCTCGGGCACCTGGTTATGCTGCTTGTTTACCTAGCCATGGTATTTGCGGCAAAGATCGGGATTGAGCACAACCTGCTACTCTATGCCTCAGATCCGGGCTGGTCCTACACCGATATGCGCGGCTTTGGTCCATACCTGGCGCCTTGGCTATGGTTCAAGCTTTACTGGGCAGCCTGGGCAATGCTGTTCGCCGTAGCAGCGCGGCTGTTCTGGGTTCGAAGTATGTCGGAGAAGCTCTGGATGCGCCTGCGGCTTACGCGCCAGCGTTTTACCCGGGCCACTGCTTTGACGGCGGTAGCAGCAGGAGGTTTTGTTCTGATTTCGGGCGGCTATATTTTCTATAACACCAACGTGCTGAACGAGTACAGCACTGCCGCCGAAAGAACGGAAAAAATTGCCCAATATGAGCTGAAGTATGGCAAGTATAAGCACACGCCACAACCGCTTTTGACAGGAACTAAGCTTCAGGTAGAAATTTATCCGGAAGACAGGAGCGCGGAGATACGAGGCGCCTATACGTTGATCAACAAAAGCACCCTGCCGATAGACACCATCCACCTGGCAACGGCAAATGGGGTGAAGACAGGAGCTGTCAAATTTGACCGTGCGTTTACAAGTATAGCGGAAGACCAGCAACTCGGCCACAGCATCTACAAGTTAAGCAAACCACTGGAGCCGGGCGATTCCCTCCGTTTAAGCTTTGCAGTTGCGTATCATGCACAGGGGTTTCCTCACAAGGGAATAGTTGTATCCGTTATTGAAAACGGCACCTACTTCATCAACTATAACTGGTTGCCTGCAGTGGGCTACCAGGCCATGCGCGAGCTAAGAGACAATGGAGAAAGAAAGAAGTATGGCTTGGGCCCATGGGCTGTTCCTTCGCTTTATGATGCTGCGAATACCAAACGCATTATGCCCGGGCAGGAGCTGATACATTTGGAGGCAGTGGTGGGTACAGCCGCCGGGCAGGTGGCAATCGGTCCGGGAGCGCTGCTTGGTACATGGAAAGCGGGCGGGCGTAATTACTTCCATTATGCGACCAGTGCGCCCATCCGGAATAACTACTCCTTCTTTTCTGCCAACTATGCCACGCAGGAAGCAACATGGAAAAACCCTGAATCAGGGCAGGCAGTAGCTATCCGGTTGTATTACCACCCGGCACACGGTGAACACATAGACCGGATGGTGAAAAGTGTAAAGGACTCCTTCGCCTACTACACCAGAAAGTATGGCTCGTATCCCTACAGCCATATCACCCTTATTGAGCGCTCGGGCTATGCGGGTGAGTTGAACGCAGAACCTACTACCGTTGACTATGGAGAGTCTTTTACCTTCTCCAACCAGAAGGATAATCCATGGGCATTGGATCTGGTCTACTTTCCGATAGCGCATGAGATAGCCCATCAGTGGTGGGGCGCGGCGCAGTTACTTCCCGCTCATGTGGAAGGTGGTATTGTGGTGTCCGAAACGCTCGCCAATTACACATCCCTGCAGGTGGTGGAAGAAACTTACGGGAAGGAGCATGCAAGGAAGCTCCTGAGCATGTGGCGCAAATCGTATGAAGTGCCGCGGTCACGCGCAGCGACCCCCTTGCTTCAGGCTACCGACGCCTTCATTGGCTACCGAAAAGGTCCGCTTGCCCTGCATGCTTTGTCCGAGTATATCGGTAAAGAGCGCGTGAACAACGCGCTTCGGCAACTTCTTACGAAGTATGGCTCAGGAAAACCACCTTTTGCGACCTCTCTTGATCTGTACCGGGAACTGAAGGTTGTTACCCCCGACTCACTGCAGTACCTGTTACACGACTACTTTGAGAAGAACGTTTACTGGCAGCTTAAAGCGGTTCAGTCGGAGGCTCAGCAGCTGGATTCCAGTACCTGGCAAGTAACGCTTCAAGTGGACGCCAGAAAAGTGGTAGTCGACAGCACAGGTGCAGAAGTAGCTGTGCCGATGCATGATTGGGTGGAAGTCGGCGTTTTCGCGGCTTCGGAGAAGGAATTAGGTAAGCCCCTCTACCTGCAAAAGCACCGCATTCGCTCGGGCGTGCAGACGATTACGGTGAAAGTAAAGAAAAAGCCTTCCCGCGCCGATATCGATCCGAATTACCTGCTGATTGACCTGAACCTAGAGAATAATACCCGAAAAGTGAAGCTGGAGGGAGTAGCCGAAGAGGGGTTTGATTTGATTTAA
- a CDS encoding ABC transporter ATP-binding protein: MALQITNLSKTYSNGVQALKNVTLSIPKGMFGLLGPNGAGKSTLMRILATLQEPDEGLVHLGDIDVVNQKEEVRKTLGYLPQEFGVYPKARAEDLLDYFAVLKGTTIRKARKEVVEALLRQTNLWEVRRQKLGGFSGGMRQRFGVAVALLGNPKLLIVDEPTAGLDPAERVRFLNLLSELGENSVVILSTHIVEDVSELCTTMAIINKGQILLKAEPLKAVEGLQGHIWRKLIEKHTLPYLEQEHQVISTKLLSGRTMVHIYSQEAPGHGFELVEPDLEDVYFSTMAGYYSFSQTKETV, from the coding sequence ATGGCACTTCAAATTACCAACCTCTCGAAAACTTATTCCAACGGCGTGCAGGCGCTGAAGAACGTAACGCTTTCCATTCCCAAAGGCATGTTTGGACTGCTAGGACCGAACGGGGCCGGAAAATCTACGCTGATGCGCATTTTGGCCACGCTGCAGGAGCCGGATGAGGGCCTGGTTCACCTGGGCGACATAGACGTGGTAAACCAGAAGGAGGAGGTGCGTAAAACGCTAGGCTACCTGCCTCAGGAGTTTGGTGTTTACCCGAAAGCAAGGGCGGAGGATTTGCTCGATTACTTTGCGGTGCTCAAGGGTACTACCATCCGAAAGGCACGAAAAGAAGTGGTGGAAGCGCTCCTGCGCCAGACAAACCTGTGGGAGGTGCGCAGGCAGAAGCTGGGGGGCTTTTCGGGGGGCATGCGGCAGCGCTTCGGCGTAGCAGTGGCCTTGCTGGGCAACCCAAAGCTGCTGATCGTGGATGAGCCCACGGCAGGCCTGGACCCGGCGGAGCGTGTGCGCTTTCTCAACCTGTTGAGCGAGTTGGGCGAGAACAGCGTGGTGATTCTCTCTACCCACATCGTGGAGGATGTGTCGGAACTGTGCACCACCATGGCCATCATCAACAAGGGACAGATACTGCTGAAAGCAGAGCCCCTGAAGGCGGTGGAGGGGCTGCAGGGGCATATCTGGCGCAAGCTGATTGAGAAGCACACGCTACCTTATCTGGAGCAGGAGCACCAGGTAATCTCTACCAAATTATTGAGCGGGCGCACCATGGTGCACATTTACAGCCAAGAGGCACCCGGCCATGGCTTTGAGCTGGTGGAGCCCGACCTGGAGGATGTTTACTTCAGCACCATGGCTGGCTACTACAGTTTCAGCCAGACAAAGGAGACCGTATAA
- a CDS encoding DUF4153 domain-containing protein has protein sequence MRKEILNHLHDPGFLEKLYRSNKVPFKREFSALYPDVKGNALADFWNERLRYESEEINWGSGRELLFVLIAILVAGVIAKVPAMFPVDEEFFYPRNIGFIIFPVLTAYFAWKNGLSWSKVAVLAGVFLASLIYINSLPDAQSSDTLLLSCIHLLLLLWAMLGFAFVGETRNQYDLRLGYLKYNGDLVVMTTLILIAGGIMTGVTIGLFSLIGLSIEQFYVEYVVVFGLPAAPILGTFLTQTNPHLVGKVSPVIARIFSPLVLVMLVIYLIAMVSSGQDPYNDREFLLIFNALLIGVMAIIFFSVAETSRAAKNQISNWVLLLLSSVTVVVNGIALSAISFRISEWGITPNRVAVLGGNVLILINLLLVTVQLYRVVSNKASIAGVGKAIAFYLPIYMLWAVLVTFLFPLLFGFK, from the coding sequence ATGAGAAAAGAGATTTTAAACCATTTGCACGACCCGGGCTTCCTTGAAAAGCTGTACCGCAGCAACAAGGTGCCTTTTAAGCGGGAGTTCAGTGCCCTGTACCCGGATGTTAAAGGCAACGCACTGGCCGACTTCTGGAACGAGAGGCTCCGTTACGAAAGCGAGGAGATTAACTGGGGCTCCGGCAGGGAACTGCTGTTTGTCCTGATCGCTATTCTTGTAGCAGGCGTCATAGCCAAGGTGCCTGCTATGTTCCCAGTGGATGAGGAATTCTTTTACCCCCGCAACATCGGGTTTATCATCTTTCCGGTGCTGACGGCCTATTTTGCGTGGAAGAACGGTTTGTCCTGGTCAAAAGTCGCGGTGTTAGCGGGTGTTTTCCTGGCAAGCCTGATTTATATTAATTCTCTTCCCGATGCTCAGAGCAGCGACACATTACTCCTGTCGTGCATTCATTTGCTTCTGTTACTATGGGCGATGCTTGGGTTTGCTTTTGTTGGCGAAACGCGGAACCAGTATGACCTTCGGCTTGGCTATCTGAAGTATAATGGAGACTTAGTGGTGATGACCACACTCATTTTAATTGCAGGCGGCATCATGACGGGGGTTACCATTGGCCTCTTCTCCTTGATCGGCTTAAGTATAGAGCAGTTTTATGTGGAGTATGTCGTTGTTTTCGGACTTCCTGCTGCACCAATCCTAGGCACCTTCCTTACCCAGACCAATCCCCACCTGGTGGGCAAAGTATCTCCGGTCATTGCCAGGATCTTCAGTCCGCTGGTGTTGGTGATGCTGGTTATTTACCTCATCGCCATGGTTTCATCAGGACAAGACCCCTACAACGACCGCGAGTTTTTACTTATTTTCAATGCGCTTTTGATTGGCGTGATGGCTATCATTTTCTTTTCCGTTGCCGAAACATCCAGGGCCGCTAAAAACCAGATAAGCAACTGGGTGCTGTTGCTGCTCTCTAGTGTAACTGTCGTGGTCAATGGCATTGCACTTTCGGCTATTTCCTTTCGGATTTCGGAGTGGGGAATAACGCCTAACAGAGTCGCGGTGCTGGGTGGTAATGTGCTGATTCTGATAAACCTGCTCTTGGTAACGGTGCAACTATACAGGGTCGTGTCGAATAAAGCGAGCATTGCCGGCGTCGGGAAGGCCATTGCCTTCTACCTGCCCATCTACATGCTGTGGGCCGTTCTCGTCACCTTCCTGTTTCCGCTGCTTTTCGGGTTTAAGTAA
- a CDS encoding S8 family peptidase produces MEDETFALSEESRAMGSKGQQVVANEVLVKFKAGASEEARAAVLARISGKVKERILTKAMERFGDREGLTLVHTPMAALEALSKVKGADAIEYAEPNYIYTHTATTSDPYYTNGSLWGLYGSSTSPANQYGSGAGQAWATGNTGSATVVVGIIDEGVQHTHPDLAGQVWTNPFDPIDGVDNDGNGYIDDTHGWDFDGNDNEVYDGGSRGSLDDHGTHVAGTIGAKNNGSGVVGVNWNVTMISLKFLGRRGGTTANAVKAVDYLTDLKNRHGMNIVASNNSWGGGGFSQALFDAVSRANDKDILFVAAAGNGGSDGVGDNNDAVASYPSNYELSNVIAVAAITSSGAKSSFSNYGATTVDIGAPGSGIYSTTAYNTYSSYNGTSMATPHVTGGVALYAAANPGASAATIKNAIMSSALPTPSLAGKCVTGGRLNVSGF; encoded by the coding sequence CTGGCGCGCATCAGCGGCAAGGTGAAGGAGCGTATCTTAACGAAAGCCATGGAGCGGTTTGGCGACAGAGAAGGCCTGACATTGGTGCACACGCCGATGGCAGCGCTGGAGGCACTTAGCAAAGTAAAGGGAGCGGATGCAATAGAGTATGCCGAGCCAAACTATATTTACACACACACTGCTACAACGTCAGACCCATACTATACCAATGGCTCTCTATGGGGTCTGTACGGCAGCAGCACATCTCCTGCCAATCAGTATGGCAGCGGTGCAGGGCAAGCATGGGCTACCGGAAACACAGGTTCCGCTACTGTTGTAGTAGGTATTATAGACGAGGGGGTGCAGCACACACACCCTGACCTGGCAGGCCAGGTGTGGACTAACCCGTTCGATCCGATTGACGGCGTGGACAACGACGGAAACGGCTACATAGACGACACCCACGGCTGGGATTTCGACGGCAATGACAACGAAGTATATGACGGTGGCTCAAGAGGCAGCCTGGACGACCACGGCACACACGTGGCCGGTACAATCGGTGCAAAAAATAACGGGTCCGGCGTAGTGGGCGTCAACTGGAATGTAACAATGATCTCCCTTAAGTTCCTGGGCCGAAGAGGCGGAACAACTGCCAACGCGGTTAAGGCAGTGGATTACCTGACAGACCTGAAGAACCGTCATGGCATGAACATCGTGGCCAGTAACAACTCCTGGGGTGGCGGCGGCTTCTCGCAGGCGCTGTTTGATGCCGTTAGCAGAGCAAACGACAAGGACATCCTTTTCGTGGCGGCAGCCGGTAACGGCGGCAGCGACGGTGTAGGCGATAACAATGATGCCGTGGCAAGCTACCCTTCTAACTACGAGTTGAGCAATGTGATCGCGGTGGCGGCCATCACCTCTTCCGGTGCCAAGTCTTCATTCTCTAATTACGGTGCCACTACTGTGGATATCGGTGCGCCGGGTTCGGGGATCTATTCCACTACAGCTTACAACACATACTCCTCTTACAACGGCACCTCTATGGCCACGCCGCACGTAACCGGAGGAGTGGCGCTGTACGCCGCTGCAAATCCAGGCGCCTCTGCTGCAACTATCAAGAATGCGATCATGAGCAGCGCATTGCCTACTCCATCGCTGGCAGGTAAATGCGTAACAGGTGGCCGACTTAATGTGAGTGGGTTCTAA
- a CDS encoding serine hydrolase domain-containing protein, translating to MRTFRPPFIAFILLFSVILTPVAHGQQVEGKKAPQTIEELREAILQVLKDTGTPAAGVALVDKDGPVWIEGLGMADGEKGIPADEETMFRIGSTSKIFVALAILKLQEEGKLRLHDRVKDLVPEIEFENQWEKTNPILVAHLLEHTTGWDDIHLAELIHNDPEAISLKDGLDFHPHSRTSKWVPGTRMAYANSGPAVAAYIVEKIAGQPYETYIQQNYFSPLGMETMTFFLSDDYRKKGAILYKEGYPQQYWHLITRPSGAINASPKDMAKLLQLFINMGKVDSLKLLSERSLKRMETPSTTLGAKAGLKFGYGLGLYTSNFNGYTYYKHGGSVGAGKSDFSYLPGYGLGYAVQTNSDNTAAIRKIGSLIREYQTSHLPKPEQAIFSIRSGAIAKPADGYYLQINPIKQLPFKLPPLLVERVWSEGDTVYNQFPAHIGRIVRFVPVERGVYHNLHTGRNDFVVVNDPLAGQVLELAGAESGTVTLAPVPAILVLGRVVVFLLWIAFVLHAGLLLPFWAYRYWKGKIPRGAPLLVRIWSLLPVVFLGIAVVLLAAGAMEGKEYLAKPSFISIPVMLATIAFFASAVFAFVMVVWYRNKGIKRAAYFPAAFLSVLHLLMACYFLFYGLIGLRTWA from the coding sequence ATGAGAACGTTCAGGCCCCCTTTCATCGCTTTTATACTTCTGTTTTCTGTCATACTTACCCCTGTAGCCCATGGCCAGCAGGTAGAGGGAAAAAAGGCACCACAAACCATTGAAGAATTGAGAGAAGCCATCCTGCAGGTCTTAAAAGATACCGGAACACCTGCTGCCGGTGTTGCGCTGGTAGATAAAGACGGACCGGTTTGGATAGAAGGCCTGGGAATGGCCGATGGGGAAAAGGGAATTCCTGCCGACGAAGAAACCATGTTCCGAATCGGGTCTACTTCTAAAATATTTGTTGCGCTTGCGATTCTAAAACTGCAGGAGGAGGGAAAGCTACGCCTGCATGACCGGGTGAAAGACTTAGTGCCGGAAATTGAATTTGAAAATCAATGGGAAAAGACAAATCCCATACTTGTAGCGCATCTCCTGGAGCATACCACTGGGTGGGATGATATTCACCTGGCTGAACTTATTCACAACGACCCCGAAGCAATATCCCTTAAAGATGGACTGGATTTTCATCCACATTCCAGGACATCCAAATGGGTGCCTGGAACAAGAATGGCCTACGCCAACTCCGGTCCGGCTGTGGCCGCCTACATCGTCGAGAAAATCGCTGGACAACCCTACGAAACATATATCCAGCAAAACTATTTCTCTCCGCTGGGTATGGAGACCATGACATTTTTTCTTTCTGATGACTATAGGAAAAAAGGAGCCATCCTATACAAAGAAGGATACCCACAGCAATACTGGCATCTCATTACAAGACCTTCGGGAGCTATCAACGCTTCTCCGAAGGACATGGCCAAACTGCTGCAGCTTTTTATCAACATGGGCAAGGTTGATTCTCTCAAACTGCTTTCCGAAAGATCCTTGAAAAGGATGGAGACTCCCTCAACCACCCTGGGCGCAAAGGCAGGCTTAAAATTTGGGTATGGGCTGGGTCTCTATACTTCCAATTTTAACGGTTATACTTATTACAAACATGGCGGCAGCGTGGGTGCCGGGAAATCTGATTTTTCTTACCTGCCGGGATATGGTTTAGGCTATGCAGTTCAGACCAATTCAGACAACACGGCAGCAATCAGAAAAATTGGTTCTCTTATCCGGGAATATCAAACCAGCCACCTGCCAAAGCCTGAGCAAGCTATCTTTTCTATAAGATCAGGTGCTATCGCGAAACCTGCTGATGGATATTACCTGCAGATAAACCCGATAAAGCAGTTGCCTTTCAAATTGCCGCCCTTGCTCGTAGAAAGAGTCTGGTCAGAGGGAGACACTGTGTATAATCAGTTTCCTGCTCATATTGGCCGGATAGTCAGGTTCGTACCTGTTGAAAGGGGCGTGTATCATAACCTTCACACAGGTAGAAATGATTTTGTAGTAGTGAATGATCCGTTGGCTGGTCAGGTTTTAGAGTTGGCCGGGGCGGAAAGCGGTACGGTTACATTGGCTCCTGTTCCCGCTATACTGGTGCTCGGAAGAGTAGTAGTGTTCCTGCTCTGGATAGCATTTGTCCTGCATGCTGGTCTCCTGTTGCCCTTTTGGGCTTACCGGTACTGGAAAGGCAAAATTCCCAGAGGTGCTCCTCTACTGGTCAGGATCTGGTCTCTCTTACCCGTCGTGTTCCTGGGAATAGCTGTGGTGCTTCTTGCTGCAGGGGCTATGGAAGGAAAAGAATACCTGGCAAAACCCAGTTTCATCTCAATTCCTGTCATGCTGGCAACTATAGCCTTCTTTGCTTCGGCAGTTTTCGCTTTTGTCATGGTGGTCTGGTACAGAAATAAGGGCATCAAAAGGGCTGCTTATTTTCCTGCCGCTTTCCTGTCAGTATTACATCTTCTAATGGCATGCTACTTTTTGTTCTATGGCTTAATAGGCCTGCGAACCTGGGCGTAG
- a CDS encoding cation:proton antiporter domain-containing protein, translated as MGKNEINIIVAILGGLVLVLGLGSKKLEKHPIPATLVALLIGILLGPEVLDIIDPATLGGKSTILEHSARLVLGIGLVSVALRIPKAYPRQNWRQLILLIGLGMLLMWGISTLLVYLILGIPFWLAALIGAIIAPTDPIAASPIVTGPVAKKNLPERLRNAISFESGANDGLSYLFVFLPLLMLTRPEDEALSHWLTTTLLWEVLGATVFGLLLGYVAAKLLNAAEKRDMIQKDWRLVFTVALSLLAVGAGRLIKSDEVLVVFAAGAAFVQVVTEEERGEEERGQEAVNRFFSYPIFALLGTAIPWSGWHELGWSGLLLVAAVLLLRRPPVLLLLKPMLPSIKSTKDALFLGWFGPVAVAAIYYASMAEHKLKEPLVWDVVSLVICASVVIHGISSTPLSRLYGKSTGYRQDEQ; from the coding sequence ATGGGCAAAAACGAGATAAACATTATTGTCGCGATTTTGGGAGGGCTGGTACTGGTACTTGGGCTTGGTTCCAAAAAGCTGGAAAAACATCCAATCCCTGCAACGCTGGTTGCCCTGCTCATCGGCATACTGCTAGGGCCCGAGGTACTTGATATCATAGACCCGGCAACGCTCGGTGGGAAATCCACTATACTGGAGCACTCGGCGCGGCTCGTGCTTGGCATTGGCTTGGTAAGCGTGGCCCTCCGCATTCCTAAAGCATATCCACGCCAAAACTGGAGGCAATTGATACTTCTTATAGGGCTGGGCATGCTGCTGATGTGGGGCATAAGCACCCTCCTGGTTTACCTGATACTGGGCATTCCTTTCTGGCTGGCAGCCCTCATCGGTGCCATCATCGCTCCAACGGACCCCATTGCCGCCAGCCCCATTGTTACGGGTCCAGTTGCCAAGAAGAACCTGCCAGAGCGGTTGCGCAACGCCATCTCCTTTGAGTCAGGTGCCAACGACGGGCTTAGTTACCTGTTCGTGTTCCTACCGCTCCTCATGCTAACCCGCCCCGAAGATGAAGCCCTCTCCCACTGGCTTACCACCACCCTGCTGTGGGAGGTGCTGGGTGCGACGGTGTTCGGGCTGCTGCTGGGCTATGTGGCGGCAAAGTTGCTTAACGCGGCAGAGAAGCGTGATATGATTCAAAAAGACTGGCGACTCGTGTTTACTGTAGCCCTTTCGCTGCTTGCCGTTGGTGCTGGAAGGCTTATCAAAAGCGATGAGGTGCTCGTGGTCTTCGCTGCCGGTGCTGCGTTTGTGCAGGTAGTGACCGAGGAAGAACGCGGGGAAGAAGAGAGAGGACAGGAGGCGGTCAACAGGTTTTTCTCCTACCCTATTTTCGCGCTCCTCGGTACGGCCATTCCGTGGTCAGGATGGCATGAGCTTGGCTGGAGCGGTTTGCTACTGGTTGCGGCAGTACTTTTGCTGCGACGCCCACCGGTTTTGTTGCTCCTGAAGCCCATGCTCCCCAGCATTAAAAGTACGAAAGATGCCTTGTTTCTGGGCTGGTTCGGACCTGTTGCCGTTGCTGCGATCTACTATGCTTCCATGGCTGAGCACAAACTAAAAGAGCCGCTCGTGTGGGATGTCGTCAGCCTCGTTATCTGCGCATCTGTCGTTATTCATGGCATAAGCTCTACTCCACTTTCACGCCTGTACGGTAAGTCAACAGGATATAGGCAGGATGAACAATAG